One stretch of Tepiditoga spiralis DNA includes these proteins:
- the fmt gene encoding methionyl-tRNA formyltransferase, translating to MKDLRIVFMGTPDFATIVLKSLIENNYNIIGVFSQPDKPKGRGKKLLPTPVKKLAIENNIPVFQPKSVNVGNGFKSLEELNPDIVITVAYGKILKKQVIDLPKMGCWNIHASILPKYRGAAPIQRAIENGESETGISIFKIVEALDAGPVAMIEKISIENSDNLETVHDKLAELSSKMIVEFLSNLNNINLQEQDDSKATYASKITNNDLILDFHKESRIIFNKIRAYDPIPGVKATINNQIVKLFSAEILNKESKEKPGTILSFDKTGIIVKTIDSAIKIGKIKFPGKKTISTFDAINGRKLKIGDFFE from the coding sequence ATGAAAGATTTAAGAATAGTTTTTATGGGAACTCCAGATTTTGCCACTATAGTATTAAAAAGCTTAATAGAAAATAATTATAATATAATTGGAGTTTTTTCTCAACCAGATAAACCAAAAGGAAGAGGAAAAAAGTTACTTCCAACTCCGGTAAAAAAATTAGCTATTGAAAATAATATTCCAGTATTTCAACCTAAATCTGTTAATGTTGGTAATGGTTTTAAAAGTTTAGAAGAACTAAATCCAGATATAGTAATAACAGTAGCTTATGGAAAAATATTAAAAAAACAAGTTATAGATCTTCCAAAAATGGGTTGTTGGAATATACATGCTTCAATTCTTCCAAAGTATAGAGGTGCTGCTCCAATTCAAAGGGCGATTGAAAATGGAGAATCTGAAACAGGTATAAGTATATTTAAAATTGTTGAAGCTTTAGATGCAGGTCCAGTTGCAATGATTGAAAAAATAAGTATAGAAAATTCTGATAATCTTGAAACAGTGCATGATAAACTTGCGGAGTTATCAAGTAAGATGATAGTGGAATTTTTAAGTAATTTAAATAATATAAACTTACAAGAACAAGATGATTCAAAAGCTACTTATGCTTCGAAAATTACAAATAATGATTTAATATTAGATTTTCATAAAGAAAGCAGAATTATTTTTAATAAAATAAGAGCCTATGATCCTATTCCTGGAGTTAAAGCAACTATTAATAACCAAATAGTTAAATTATTTTCTGCTGAAATTTTAAACAAAGAAAGTAAAGAAAAACCAGGAACAATATTGAGTTTTGATAAAACGGGAATAATTGTAAAAACAATTGATAGTGCAATAAAAATAGGGAAAATAAAATTTCCAGGTAAAAAAACAATAAGTACTTTCGATGCAATAAATGGAAGAAAATTAAAAATTGGAGATTTTTTTGAATAA
- the rlmD gene encoding 23S rRNA (uracil(1939)-C(5))-methyltransferase RlmD yields the protein MSLKIEKLVYGGYGFSKDNEKIYLIDDGYPEEVVEVDEIKRKKKTIFAKVNSIKERSPYRINSKCEHFQKCGGCQWLDYDYKHQLTSKTNIVEEQLKRIGKLDIKVNDIIASDFVYNYRAKMEFGFSYNNEVILGLKKKSSNEIVDLKSCPISPKEFDELRNKVKIIVNKLNIQVYNSKNKKGILRSLVLRKNNINNKIMMILVTSKENFNKKEELKNELLKLNISSLIHLVNPNNKVILSGKYNVWYGNEFLEEKFNGIKYKVLPTSFFQNNYNVTQKMLDYVNEYLNTQNTNNKSLLDLYCGVGLFGLYFSKKFKNIKGIEVSKTSINSAKENAKLNNIKNIDFDALDAIKFLKNSKSYDYLIIDPPRAGIGIEGVELISRKIREGVVYISCDPSTFARDLSEFEKLGFKIKSVQPFDMFPNTYHIENISILEKIK from the coding sequence ATGAGTTTAAAAATTGAAAAGTTAGTTTATGGTGGTTATGGATTTTCTAAAGATAATGAAAAAATTTACTTAATTGATGACGGATATCCAGAAGAAGTAGTTGAAGTTGATGAAATAAAAAGAAAGAAAAAAACAATTTTTGCAAAGGTTAATAGTATAAAAGAGAGATCACCATATAGAATTAATTCAAAGTGTGAACATTTTCAAAAATGTGGTGGATGTCAGTGGTTAGATTATGATTATAAACATCAATTAACTTCAAAAACAAATATTGTTGAGGAACAGTTAAAACGTATAGGAAAGTTAGATATAAAGGTTAATGATATTATTGCTTCTGATTTTGTTTATAATTATAGAGCAAAGATGGAATTTGGATTTTCTTATAATAATGAAGTTATTTTAGGGTTGAAAAAGAAAAGTTCTAATGAAATTGTAGATTTAAAGAGTTGTCCAATTTCTCCAAAAGAATTTGATGAATTAAGAAATAAAGTAAAAATAATTGTAAATAAATTAAATATTCAAGTTTATAATTCTAAAAATAAAAAGGGGATTTTGCGTTCTTTAGTTTTAAGAAAAAATAATATAAATAATAAAATAATGATGATTTTAGTTACTTCAAAAGAAAATTTTAATAAAAAAGAAGAGTTAAAAAATGAGCTTTTAAAATTGAATATAAGTAGTCTTATACATCTTGTAAATCCAAATAATAAAGTTATTTTAAGTGGTAAGTACAATGTTTGGTATGGTAATGAGTTTTTAGAAGAAAAATTTAATGGTATAAAGTATAAAGTTTTACCAACTTCTTTTTTTCAAAATAATTATAATGTAACTCAAAAAATGTTAGATTATGTTAATGAATATTTGAATACACAAAATACTAATAATAAAAGTCTTTTAGACTTGTACTGTGGAGTAGGATTGTTTGGATTGTATTTTTCAAAAAAATTTAAAAATATAAAAGGAATTGAAGTTTCTAAAACTTCAATAAATTCAGCAAAAGAAAATGCTAAATTAAATAATATAAAAAATATTGATTTTGATGCTCTTGATGCTATTAAATTTTTAAAAAATAGTAAAAGTTATGATTATTTAATAATAGATCCTCCACGTGCAGGTATAGGAATAGAAGGTGTTGAATTGATTTCAAGAAAAATAAGAGAAGGAGTTGTATATATATCCTGTGATCCTTCTACTTTTGCAAGAGATTTGAGTGAATTTGAAAAACTTGGTTTTAAAATAAAATCAGTACAACCTTTTGATATGTTTCCTAATACTTATCATATTGAAAATATATCTATACTTGAAAAAATAAAATAA
- a CDS encoding glycine C-acetyltransferase, with translation MNFYENLKNEMEELKEKGLLVTVKTLETAQGAWLNIEGKKVLNMCSNNYLNFCNREELKKEAIKAVEKWGVGPGAVRSIAGTLTIHNELEKELAEFKGVEATLVVQSGFNANQAVIPAIVKKGDAILSDELNHASIIDGVRLSKATKYVWKHKDAKDLELKLKEAKENGANTMLVITDGVFSMDGDLAPLPELVEVCEKHGALLMVDDAHGEGVLGKNGRGIVDHYGLHGRVDIEVGTLSKAFGLVGGFIAGKKVLIDYLKQKARPFLFSSSLSPAEAGAGIAAVKLLKDSGEPVEKLWDNGNYFKGKMKELGFDIGQSETPITPVMLYEAKVAKEFSKKLFEEGIFATSIGFPTVPKGKARIRVMISASHTKEDLDFAIEKFEKIGKELNIIK, from the coding sequence ATGAACTTTTATGAAAATTTAAAAAATGAAATGGAAGAATTAAAAGAAAAAGGTTTACTTGTAACAGTAAAAACATTAGAAACAGCACAAGGAGCCTGGTTAAATATCGAAGGTAAAAAAGTATTAAATATGTGTTCAAATAATTATTTGAATTTTTGTAATAGAGAAGAACTAAAAAAAGAAGCTATAAAAGCTGTTGAAAAATGGGGAGTAGGTCCTGGTGCAGTTAGATCAATAGCAGGTACATTAACTATCCACAATGAACTTGAAAAAGAATTAGCTGAATTTAAAGGCGTAGAAGCAACTTTGGTTGTTCAATCTGGATTTAATGCCAATCAAGCTGTTATTCCTGCAATAGTAAAAAAAGGTGATGCAATACTTTCAGATGAATTAAACCATGCAAGTATAATAGATGGTGTAAGGCTATCAAAAGCAACCAAATACGTTTGGAAACACAAAGACGCTAAGGACCTTGAATTAAAATTAAAAGAAGCTAAAGAAAATGGAGCAAATACAATGCTCGTTATTACAGATGGAGTATTCAGTATGGACGGTGATTTAGCACCATTACCTGAACTCGTTGAAGTATGTGAAAAACATGGAGCACTTTTAATGGTTGATGATGCTCACGGTGAAGGTGTTCTTGGTAAAAACGGAAGAGGTATAGTTGATCATTATGGTTTACATGGAAGAGTAGATATAGAAGTTGGTACACTATCTAAAGCATTTGGTTTAGTTGGTGGATTTATTGCAGGTAAAAAAGTTTTAATTGACTATTTAAAACAAAAGGCAAGACCTTTCTTATTCTCAAGTTCATTATCTCCAGCAGAAGCTGGTGCTGGTATAGCTGCTGTAAAATTACTTAAAGATTCTGGAGAACCTGTAGAAAAATTATGGGATAATGGAAATTACTTTAAAGGTAAAATGAAAGAATTAGGTTTTGATATAGGACAAAGCGAAACACCTATAACTCCTGTAATGCTTTATGAAGCAAAGGTTGCTAAAGAATTTTCTAAAAAATTATTTGAAGAAGGAATTTTTGCAACTTCAATAGGATTCCCAACAGTTCCAAAAGGAAAAGCAAGAATTAGAGTTATGATTAGTGCTTCCCACACAAAAGAAGATTTAGATTTTGCAATAGAAAAATTTGAAAAAATTGGAAAAGAATTAAATATAATAAAATAA
- a CDS encoding TetR/AcrR family transcriptional regulator: MKKSELTKQKILKASIELFSEKGFASTRTLEIAKKAGVSEGTIFKYFEKKKDILHAVVSESIDVFIKEFAVSDLKETIKNFSKKDIKIILKEIIMERLSFFNKYSKYLKIIFNEIQYDEILKEKVIKSIFNEFKSNANEVYGIGLKRGEFKNIDSYVAVRSFIGMILMLLFQKLYLKSENFEKEIDTVIEIFLNGVKI; encoded by the coding sequence ATGAAAAAATCAGAATTAACAAAACAAAAAATATTAAAAGCATCAATAGAATTATTTTCAGAAAAAGGATTTGCTTCAACAAGAACACTTGAAATAGCAAAAAAAGCTGGAGTTTCTGAAGGAACTATATTTAAATATTTTGAAAAGAAAAAAGATATTTTACATGCAGTAGTATCTGAATCTATTGATGTTTTTATAAAAGAATTTGCGGTTTCAGATTTAAAAGAAACTATAAAAAATTTTTCAAAAAAAGATATAAAAATTATTTTAAAAGAAATAATAATGGAAAGATTATCTTTTTTTAACAAATATTCAAAGTATTTAAAAATAATTTTTAATGAAATTCAATATGATGAAATTTTAAAAGAAAAAGTTATAAAATCTATTTTTAATGAATTTAAAAGTAATGCAAATGAAGTTTATGGAATAGGGTTAAAACGAGGAGAATTTAAAAATATAGATTCTTATGTAGCTGTAAGATCTTTTATAGGAATGATTTTAATGCTTTTATTTCAAAAATTATATTTAAAAAGTGAAAATTTTGAAAAAGAAATAGATACTGTAATAGAAATATTTTTAAACGGGGTGAAAATATGA
- the dnaA gene encoding chromosomal replication initiator protein DnaA — protein sequence MNNDELLEQLRLKLSRETWKSWLSTSKILDIKKNEVIIGLGNIFLKEAVEKKFGKVIKDTLSDILKRDVSVSFTDIKIDNSKKINKGPMIKTRPLKLSEFNTEFVFESFVVGHSNRMAYYSAQEVAQSPGKFNPLFIYGDVGLGKTHLLHAIANHMLEHSPDLRVKYLTAEDFMNEMMKAIRSKDMDNFREKFRKSVDVFLIDDVQFLIGKNSVQTELFHTFNSLFNSGKQVVICSDRTPEELATFHPRLISRFEMGLVVNIEEPDAGTRYLIAKKMAHMISLQLSDDVAHYLAEHVDRNLRRMRGAIMNLMLHTKITGKPANMETARKIVDSIIRMNDEKRKYNSKEAFETIKINTLVNSVLQEYDIERKELYSSSRKKKISEARQILAYMLKIYGKMNVKDISKMLKRNHSTISQSIKKIDQSLVLGNKLIKSKLDNIKNKMEQEKTDMNVI from the coding sequence ATGAATAATGATGAATTACTTGAACAATTAAGATTAAAATTATCAAGAGAAACTTGGAAGAGCTGGCTTTCTACAAGTAAAATACTTGATATTAAAAAAAATGAAGTTATTATAGGATTAGGAAATATTTTTTTAAAAGAAGCTGTTGAGAAAAAATTTGGAAAGGTTATTAAAGATACCCTTTCAGATATTTTAAAAAGAGATGTATCGGTTTCTTTTACAGATATAAAGATAGATAATTCCAAAAAAATCAATAAAGGTCCTATGATAAAAACAAGACCTTTGAAATTATCTGAATTTAATACTGAATTTGTATTTGAATCATTTGTTGTTGGACATTCAAATAGAATGGCTTATTATTCTGCTCAAGAAGTTGCTCAAAGTCCTGGTAAGTTTAATCCATTATTTATATATGGTGACGTAGGTCTTGGAAAAACCCATCTTTTGCACGCAATTGCAAATCATATGTTGGAACATTCTCCAGATTTAAGAGTCAAATACTTAACAGCTGAAGACTTTATGAATGAAATGATGAAAGCTATAAGATCTAAAGATATGGATAATTTTAGAGAAAAATTTAGAAAATCTGTTGATGTTTTTTTAATTGATGATGTTCAATTTTTAATAGGAAAAAACTCTGTACAAACTGAATTATTTCATACATTTAATTCGCTTTTTAATTCTGGAAAGCAAGTTGTAATTTGTTCTGATAGAACCCCTGAAGAATTAGCTACATTTCATCCAAGATTAATAAGTCGTTTTGAAATGGGGTTAGTTGTCAATATAGAAGAACCTGATGCAGGAACAAGATACTTAATTGCAAAAAAAATGGCACATATGATATCTCTTCAATTAAGCGATGATGTTGCTCATTACCTTGCAGAACATGTGGATAGAAATTTAAGACGTATGAGAGGGGCAATTATGAACCTAATGCTCCATACTAAAATAACTGGAAAACCTGCAAATATGGAAACTGCAAGAAAAATTGTAGACTCTATAATAAGAATGAATGATGAAAAAAGAAAATATAATTCAAAAGAAGCTTTTGAAACAATAAAAATAAATACTCTTGTAAACAGTGTTTTACAGGAATATGATATTGAAAGAAAAGAACTTTACTCTTCATCTAGAAAAAAGAAAATATCAGAAGCACGTCAAATACTTGCTTATATGCTTAAAATTTATGGGAAAATGAATGTAAAAGACATTTCAAAAATGCTTAAAAGAAATCATTCAACTATAAGTCAATCTATAAAGAAAATTGATCAATCTTTAGTTTTAGGAAACAAACTTATAAAATCAAAATTAGACAATATAAAAAATAAAATGGAACAAGAAAAAACAGATATGAATGTAATATAA
- the tdh gene encoding L-threonine 3-dehydrogenase — MRAVVKKEPGKSFVLEDVKEPKIVNSKDVKLKILKVSVCGTDLHIWKWDEWSQNRIKPPQINGHECVGEVVEIGKEVKGVKVGDIVTCETHIPCGVCYQCKTGNMHVCKDMQILGVDRDGVWAEYAVVPEVVVWKVDKKIPLKYVSVMEPLGNAIFTATSFDLRGKYVLITGAGPIGAMAINVAQVSGAAAVIVSEVSEYRINMAKELGADLVINPMKQDLIEEVNKFTDGHGADVLLEMSGNVKALNDGINAVRNAGEVAVLAVYKGNTISFEMNTAVFKNLTIKAVTGRKMFETWHIASQWLKYNRLKLDKIVTHEFDLSEFEKALQLMNEGKSGKIVLNVAK, encoded by the coding sequence ATGAGAGCAGTTGTAAAGAAAGAACCAGGAAAAAGCTTTGTACTTGAAGATGTAAAAGAACCTAAAATTGTTAACTCTAAAGATGTTAAATTAAAAATACTAAAAGTATCTGTTTGTGGTACTGATCTACATATATGGAAATGGGATGAATGGTCTCAAAATAGAATAAAACCACCTCAAATAAATGGTCATGAATGTGTTGGTGAAGTTGTTGAAATAGGTAAAGAAGTTAAAGGAGTAAAAGTTGGAGATATAGTTACTTGTGAAACACATATTCCTTGTGGTGTATGTTATCAATGCAAAACAGGAAACATGCATGTATGTAAAGATATGCAAATTCTTGGTGTAGATAGAGATGGTGTATGGGCTGAATATGCTGTAGTTCCAGAAGTTGTTGTATGGAAAGTAGATAAAAAAATTCCTTTAAAATATGTTTCTGTAATGGAACCTCTTGGAAATGCAATTTTCACAGCAACATCTTTTGATTTAAGAGGAAAATATGTTTTAATAACAGGAGCTGGACCAATAGGAGCTATGGCTATAAATGTTGCTCAAGTTTCAGGAGCAGCTGCTGTAATAGTTAGTGAAGTATCAGAGTATAGAATAAATATGGCAAAAGAACTTGGTGCTGATTTAGTAATCAATCCAATGAAGCAAGATTTAATTGAAGAAGTAAATAAATTTACAGATGGTCATGGTGCTGATGTATTACTTGAAATGTCTGGTAATGTTAAAGCGTTAAACGATGGAATAAACGCTGTTAGAAATGCTGGTGAAGTTGCTGTACTTGCAGTTTATAAAGGAAATACTATATCTTTTGAAATGAATACTGCAGTTTTTAAAAACTTAACTATAAAAGCTGTTACCGGAAGAAAAATGTTTGAAACATGGCATATAGCAAGTCAATGGTTAAAATACAATAGATTAAAGTTAGATAAAATAGTTACTCACGAATTTGATTTATCTGAATTTGAAAAAGCACTTCAATTAATGAACGAAGGAAAAAGTGGTAAAATAGTATTGAATGTAGCAAAATAA
- a CDS encoding alpha/beta hydrolase family protein → MAFKNFTNIKQFDFQINRILTYGEKACNEKEVYEAAKEIKDMKSWFKVWNKLGKIAEHEKRYLHAAFYYRLAEFFLIEKDVNKEKMYNLSIHNFNKVIDNDKNVKKFFVPYKNSQMKTLVFNSKIEKGKIIAFGGYDSFIEEFYLSIKEISEKGYTVYLFEGPGQGLTLKNGIYFEYNWENSLSAVLNYFNLNDVFVIGISWGGYFSLRAAAFEKRIKKVIAYDILYDGFDCMIHPFPKIFRYLIKFLFFTKQKNILNFILNKAMKKELILNWAIAHGMYITGTNSPYDFYKNLKKHTLKNISKKIKCDVLLLAGEEDHYIPLNHYHILMKKLKYAKNLTGKIFTKAEGGEQHCQVGNHEIAIDYMIDWLES, encoded by the coding sequence ATGGCTTTTAAAAACTTTACAAATATAAAGCAATTTGATTTTCAAATTAATAGAATACTAACTTATGGAGAAAAAGCTTGCAATGAAAAAGAAGTGTATGAAGCTGCAAAAGAAATAAAAGATATGAAATCTTGGTTTAAAGTATGGAATAAATTAGGCAAAATTGCAGAACATGAAAAAAGATACTTACATGCAGCATTTTATTACAGACTTGCTGAATTTTTTTTAATTGAAAAAGATGTGAATAAGGAAAAAATGTATAATTTATCCATACATAATTTTAATAAAGTCATAGACAATGATAAGAATGTGAAAAAATTTTTTGTACCCTATAAAAATTCACAAATGAAAACACTTGTTTTTAATTCTAAAATTGAAAAAGGAAAAATAATAGCTTTTGGTGGATATGATTCTTTTATAGAAGAATTTTATCTTTCAATAAAAGAAATATCAGAAAAAGGTTATACAGTTTATCTTTTTGAAGGTCCTGGTCAAGGATTAACGCTAAAAAACGGGATATATTTTGAATATAATTGGGAAAATTCTTTGAGCGCTGTATTGAATTATTTCAATTTAAATGATGTTTTTGTTATTGGAATATCTTGGGGTGGATATTTTTCATTGAGAGCTGCAGCATTTGAAAAAAGAATAAAAAAAGTAATAGCATATGATATTTTATATGATGGTTTTGACTGTATGATACATCCATTTCCAAAAATTTTTAGATATTTAATAAAATTCCTATTTTTTACAAAACAAAAAAATATACTAAATTTTATTTTAAACAAAGCAATGAAAAAAGAATTAATTTTAAATTGGGCAATAGCTCATGGAATGTATATAACTGGAACAAACTCTCCTTATGATTTTTATAAAAATTTAAAAAAACATACTCTCAAAAATATATCAAAAAAAATAAAATGTGATGTTTTATTACTTGCAGGAGAAGAAGATCATTATATTCCATTGAATCACTATCATATTTTAATGAAAAAGTTAAAATATGCAAAAAATCTTACAGGAAAAATTTTTACAAAGGCTGAAGGTGGTGAACAGCATTGTCAAGTTGGGAATCATGAAATAGCTATTGATTATATGATTGATTGGTTGGAATCTTAA
- a CDS encoding efflux RND transporter permease subunit, whose amino-acid sequence MNFFEKYTNFIKKHQKLVFIFMLLLIILSIWGIFKIKINTDFTLFMPKHSSYKKRYDEMNKTFGTSEQMMFLLEYDKNLRTIEGIKKLRDIQNKMEKITGVSMVIGPTPEKIPVGLTLKDVSKVNKKDLNLILKYIDNMDIMKSLVQKDSKNYASFTVMVNESSKPLNALKNIEKMLDIEKVKYYVSGDTYLQTKVFDYLLKILLIIPPLSIIIIFATFKARIRSLKATIFSVFPAGIGALLTLGFLGWFIGEISVMTVLVPIFVIVLGSADGLHFMSHYIEYYRNSKNKELSISKTLKAVGVPMIMTTLTTMIGFLSMLVIQSDAIKQLGMASSIGVFLAGIATWIFLPLIIFKNKKITIPEPKVSKVTTFLKKLQGKNSIIITLILIIISIPGILKLQTNFNMLTMYKKSTEVRKGIDKISEVTGGSLPIFLTYKTNEDILSTNFSNEILLLEKELKESGNILKAVSYYDILSVMNNFIYGKKEYPQNSFTAKILYSLASSQNKSLKNFILPSQKTGKIILFPKNLKSKTLKNIETLINKNDEKTTYTLSGIPLIMDEMNRRIIPDQLSSLILATVLVFIMILITQKNFFIALFSIIPISVTLLSLFGIMGYTGIDLSIITSIMSSLTIGVGIDYAIHYSGLYRHFKQLNAENPADEAFNYVSTPILANAFGLAFGFSSMIFSPLQIHTYLVILMWTTMVVSSVLSLTLLPTLVKKLK is encoded by the coding sequence ATGAATTTTTTTGAAAAGTATACAAACTTTATTAAAAAACATCAAAAATTAGTTTTTATTTTTATGTTATTATTAATAATACTATCAATTTGGGGTATTTTTAAAATTAAAATAAACACTGATTTTACTTTATTTATGCCTAAACATTCATCCTATAAAAAAAGATATGATGAAATGAATAAAACTTTTGGTACATCTGAACAAATGATGTTTTTATTAGAGTATGATAAAAACTTAAGAACTATTGAAGGAATTAAAAAACTTAGAGATATACAAAATAAAATGGAAAAAATAACTGGAGTATCAATGGTTATTGGTCCCACACCAGAAAAAATACCAGTTGGTTTAACCTTAAAAGATGTTAGTAAAGTAAATAAAAAAGATTTAAATTTAATACTAAAATATATTGATAATATGGATATAATGAAAAGTTTAGTACAAAAAGATTCAAAAAATTATGCTTCATTTACAGTCATGGTAAATGAAAGTTCAAAACCATTGAATGCATTAAAAAATATTGAAAAAATGTTAGATATTGAAAAAGTCAAATATTATGTTTCAGGAGATACTTACTTACAAACAAAAGTTTTTGATTATCTTTTAAAAATTCTTTTAATAATACCTCCATTATCTATTATAATAATTTTTGCTACTTTTAAGGCTAGAATTAGATCTTTAAAAGCTACTATATTTTCAGTTTTTCCAGCTGGAATTGGTGCATTATTAACCCTTGGATTTCTTGGTTGGTTCATTGGTGAAATATCAGTAATGACTGTTCTAGTACCAATTTTCGTAATAGTATTAGGAAGTGCTGATGGACTTCATTTTATGTCACATTATATAGAATATTATAGAAATTCAAAAAATAAAGAGTTATCAATCTCTAAAACATTAAAAGCTGTTGGAGTACCAATGATAATGACAACTCTTACAACAATGATTGGTTTTTTATCAATGTTAGTTATTCAATCTGATGCAATAAAACAACTTGGTATGGCATCTAGCATTGGAGTTTTCTTAGCTGGAATTGCAACTTGGATATTTTTACCATTAATTATATTTAAAAATAAAAAAATTACTATACCAGAACCTAAAGTATCAAAAGTAACTACCTTTCTAAAAAAATTACAAGGAAAAAACTCCATAATAATAACTTTAATTTTAATTATAATTTCAATACCAGGAATATTAAAGTTACAAACTAACTTTAATATGCTAACTATGTATAAAAAAAGCACTGAGGTTAGAAAAGGTATAGATAAAATTTCTGAAGTAACTGGTGGTTCATTACCTATCTTTTTAACTTATAAAACTAATGAAGATATATTAAGTACAAATTTTTCAAATGAAATATTATTACTTGAAAAAGAACTAAAAGAAAGTGGAAATATTTTAAAAGCTGTATCCTATTATGACATTTTATCAGTAATGAATAATTTTATATATGGAAAAAAAGAATACCCTCAAAATTCATTTACTGCAAAAATATTATATAGTTTAGCATCATCTCAAAATAAATCTTTAAAAAATTTTATACTACCTTCACAAAAAACAGGAAAAATAATACTTTTTCCAAAAAATTTAAAAAGCAAAACTTTGAAAAATATAGAAACTTTAATAAACAAAAATGATGAAAAAACAACTTACACACTATCAGGAATTCCTTTAATAATGGATGAAATGAATAGAAGAATAATCCCTGATCAGCTTAGTTCTTTAATATTAGCAACCGTACTTGTATTTATAATGATTTTAATAACTCAGAAAAATTTCTTTATAGCTTTATTTTCAATAATACCAATATCAGTTACATTGTTGAGTTTATTTGGAATAATGGGATACACTGGTATTGATTTAAGTATAATAACGAGTATAATGTCAAGTTTGACTATAGGTGTTGGTATAGATTATGCTATACATTACTCTGGACTTTATAGACATTTTAAACAATTAAATGCTGAAAATCCAGCTGATGAAGCTTTTAATTATGTATCTACACCAATATTAGCAAATGCATTTGGACTTGCTTTTGGTTTTTCATCTATGATTTTTTCACCATTACAAATTCATACATACTTAGTTATTTTAATGTGGACAACAATGGTTGTAAGTTCTGTTTTAAGTTTAACCTTACTTCCAACCTTAGTAAAAAAATTAAAGTGA
- a CDS encoding MBL fold metallo-hydrolase — protein sequence MIVEKIVSDTFQTNTYIINKKIVIDPASDFTKLIKEPVDILLTHGHFDHILGLKFLKLEYVYIHPNDCELLKDYKKNLSSLINKKIEFDIECKDITKFFEVIHTPGHTMGSCAIKIENYLFTGDTLFTDSIGRTDFPGSSEKHMFESLKILKDYLKNIPEDTIIAPGHGPMTSVEKILINNPYLRSI from the coding sequence ATGATTGTAGAAAAAATAGTATCAGATACATTTCAAACTAACACGTATATAATAAACAAAAAAATTGTGATAGATCCAGCAAGTGATTTTACAAAGTTGATAAAAGAACCTGTTGATATTCTTTTAACTCATGGGCACTTTGATCATATTCTTGGATTAAAATTTTTAAAACTTGAATATGTATATATTCATCCAAATGATTGTGAATTGTTAAAAGATTATAAAAAGAACTTATCTTCACTTATAAATAAAAAAATAGAATTTGATATTGAATGTAAAGATATTACTAAATTTTTTGAAGTTATTCATACACCTGGTCACACAATGGGTTCTTGTGCAATAAAAATAGAAAATTATTTATTTACAGGGGATACATTGTTTACTGATTCTATTGGAAGGACAGACTTTCCTGGTTCTTCTGAAAAACACATGTTTGAATCATTAAAAATTTTAAAAGATTATTTAAAAAATATACCAGAAGATACTATAATTGCACCCGGACATGGTCCAATGACAAGTGTTGAAAAGATTTTAATAAATAATCCATATTTAAGGAGTATATAG